The segment GCGGCCTGCGGGGGCCCGGGGCGGGCGGGCGGCGGAGGGGGCACGGAGGCGTCCTCGGTCGCGGACGGCGGCGGGGTGCTCACATCTCCTCCACGGGGCGCAGCCGGGCGGCGATGTCGCGGCCCCGGGGGCCGCCGGAGGCGGCCGACAGCAGGGGGACGGCCGCGATGGCGGCGGCCGTCAGCAGGGTCTGCCCCAGCGGCATGTCCACCCGTACGGGCGGGAACGGCCGGTGCGCGGCCGGGGTCAGCACGACCAGGGGTGCCATCAGGTGGACGAGGGCGACGCCCAGCCCGGTCCCGACGGCGGTCCCGAGGAGGACCAGCACTCCCCCCTCCGCGGCGGCGGCCCGGGCCAGCGAGCGGCGGGGGGTGCCGAGCGCGAGCAGCACGGAGAACTCCCGGCCGCGCACGCGCCGTTCGGCGGCGGTGGCGGTGGCGAAGCCGATGGCGGCCAGGACCGCGCAGGCGGCGGCGAGGGCGGCGAGCGCGCTCTGCGGGCCGGCGCTGAGCGGGTCGTCCAGCAGGCCTGCGGTGATCTCCCCGCTCAGCTGGACGTGCTCGGTCCTGACCCCTTCGCGGAGTTTCTCCGCCGCGCGGGCCGGGAGCAGGTCGGCGGCCGAGGTGGCGGGCAGCCACCATTCGCTGGGCGTGGGCGGCTGCTGCCCGGCGGTCTCCATCAGGAACCGGCCGAGGGTGCGCAGGTCGACGGCGAGCGCCGTGCGTCCGGCGACGGGGAGGGCTTCGACGGCGGCGGTGATCCGCAGCGGGACGCTCACCCCGTCGACGGTGATGTGCACCGTGTCGCCCGCGGCGGCGCCGAGGGAGCGCAGGTAGCCGGTGGTGGCGACGGCCGGGACCGGGGTGGCGGGCGGGGCGGCGGGGGCGGGGAACAGCAGGGCGTGGACTCCCCTCTCGGTGCCCAACCCGCCCCAGTAGCGCAGCCGGAGCAGGCCGGCGGTGCCGTCCGCGGGCGGGGAGAGGACGGGGGTCCCCGAGGCGCGGGGCTGCGCGGGGGGCGCCGTCTGCCAGCCTCCCGTGCCCGGGGCGACCGCTACGGCTCCGCCGTCCGGGGTGTCGGACACGGCGAGCCGGCGGACGGTCAGTTCGGCTCCGTCGCCGGCGGGGCCGCCGTCGCCGGCGTACGCGAGGTCGATCCCCGCCAGGGCCAGCGGGGTGGCGGCGGAGCCGATCGGAGCATCGGTCAGTGCGTCGAGGGGGAAGCGGAGGGTGGCGTCGCCGCCGGTGGGGAGGGTGGCCTGCGGTGTCGTGTGGGTGGCTCCGAACCGGTCGCGCAGGAGCAGGCTCACGGCGGCGTAGCTCGTACCGGTGGTCCGTACCGTCACGTCGAGGTCGATGCGGCGGGGCGCACCGGGGAGGGTGAGCGCGGGCGCCCCCGCCGGGGCGCCGGCGGTGCCGGGCGCGAGCGGGGCGAAGAGCTCCCGCATGCTCTTGCCGTCGCGCAGGTCGGCGCGCAGCGGTACCCGTTCGCCCGTCTTGGCGGCGTCGAGCGCGAGGAGGCCGGCGGTGCCTCCGCCCGGCAGCGGCTGGTCCTGGCGGACCACCGGGATCAGGCGGTCGGCGCCCGGGAGGGACCCGTAGCGTCCGCCCTGCCCCATCGGGGACATGCTGCTGCCGGTGATCCGCAGTCCGCCGGCGGTCGCGAACTCCGCCTGGTCCCGCTGGGAGGCGGACCAGGCAGCGTGCTGGCCGAGGGCCAGGACCCCGCTGGAGACGGCGAGGACGAGCAGCAGTACGGGCCCGGTGGCGCGGCCGGGCCGGCGGGCGAGCTGCCAGCCGAACAGGGCCGGGCCCAGGCTCCGGCCGCGTGCTGCGAGCCGTCCTCCGGCCCGGGCGGCGAACGGCAGCAGCCGCAGGACCAGCAGGGTGCCCGCGCACAGGGCGAGGACGGGGGCCGCGACGAGGACCGGGTCCACGCCGAGTCCGCCGTCGGCGGGGCCGGTGGCCGTCGTGTCGGTGCCCCCGTAGTGGGAGAGCTGCTGGTAGCAGAGGACGGCGAGGGCCACCACGGCCAGGTCGAGTCCGGAGCGTGCGGCGCCCGTCACCAGCGCCTGCCTGCGGCCGGCCCGGCGCAGTACGGCGGCCGAGGCGCCGCGCAGGGCGGAGGGGAGGGTGGTGAGCAGGACGCAGGCCAGGGCGCAGCCGGCGGCGGCCGGCCAGACCAGCCAGGTGTCCGGGACCTCCAGGCGGACCCGTCCGAGCGGGCCGAAGCGGCCGAGCAGGCGCAGCAGGGGCGGTGCGAGCAGCGGTGCCAGGACGGCGGCCGGGAGGGCGAGCAGCAGTGACTCGGCCGCGCTCAGCACGCCCAGGCGCCGGCGTGAGGCGCCGCGTGCGGTGAGCAGGATCCGTTCCGGTTCCTGGCGGGCCGTCATGAGGTGGGAGACGAGTAGCAGGGCGGCGGCCGAGAGGACGGCGAGCTGGAGGGCGCCGACCAGCAGGGTGGAGCGGGCGACCAGCAGTCCGGAGTCCAGCCGGCCGAGCAGTTCGGGCAGTTCGGTGGCGGCCTGGAGCGAGGTGGTGCGCTTCAGGGCGGCGCCGGCGGGGTCGGCTGCGGCCCGGACGGTCCTGGCCCCGGCGGTGGTGACCGTGCGCAGGTCGGGGGTGAGGAGGGTGCCGCGGTAGTTCTGGAGGATGCCGCCTGCCGTGAAGGCGGTGTCGTCCACCATGAGCGGGCCGTAGGTGGTGAAGCTCGCGACCTGGAGTTCTCGGCCGCCGAGCGGGTCGAGCCGCCAGTACCCGGAGTCGGGGTCGGCGGCCTTGTACACGCCGGTGACCAGCACGGTCAGCGGGGGCCCGCCGAAGCGGTCGTCCAGCCGGACGGGCGCGGGCAGCGCGGACTCGGCGAGGCCGAGGCGGGCGAGCGCGGTGCGCGGTACGGCGGCCTGGAGCGGCTGGGCGGGGTCGCCGGCGGGGGCGGTGACGGGCCGGGGCCAGGCGCCGGCGAGCAGCCGTACGTGCTCGCGGCCGAGCGCGGCCAGCAGGGTCAGGTCGGCGTCGCGGCCCGGGGCGGCGGCGCCGGGGAGTCCGTAGGAGCGGCTGCGGGCCACGCTCTCGGAGGCCACCGGGAGCCTGCCGAAGACCTGGCCCGCGTAGGCCCGTACGGCCTCGTCGTCCTTGGCGCGCGCGGAGACGGCCTGGCCGCTGGTGACGACGACGGTGGTCCGGGAGTGTTCCGGGCCGGTCAGCGCCCGGCGCAGCCCCTCCTGCCCCACTCCGCGGGTGAAGGCCGTCAGCGCGGTCAGCGCGGTCGCGGTGATCAGTACGGTGAGCAGTACGGCGACGGCGAGCGGCCATCGCCCGCGCAGTCGGCGCACGACGAAGCCGAGCACGTGTGCGGTCCCTCCCCCGTCCGGACCTTCGGCACCGGATAGCGGACGATGTTGTCAGATCCGGTCGAAACACGGAAGGGACTTGCGTGATTGGCGGGACAGATGCGCAAATGCGGTCGGAAGTCCGAAGCGGGGGGAGCACGGTGACGGAACACCAGCACACGACGACGGTCGCGGTGGCACAGCAGGAGGACGGCACGCCGATCGTGGCCGCCGAGGAGGTGCACCACAGCTTCGGCAGCGGCGCGCAGACCGTGCACGCCCTGCGCGGGGTCTCCTTCGAGGTCCGCCGCGGCGAACTCACCGCCCTCCGGGGCCGGTCGGGCTCCGGCAAGACCACCCTGCTCAACCTCCTGGGCGGCCTGGACACCCCCACCGGCGGCCGGATCACCCTCGACGGCACCGACCTGGCCACCCTCGACGAGGCGGGCCTGCTCGCCCTGCGCCGGGACCGGATCGGCTTCGTCTTCCAGTCCTTCGGGCTGATCCCCGTCCTGACCGCCGCCGAGAACGTGGGCGTGCCGATGCGGCTGCGCCGCGTCCCCGCCAGGGAGCGCGAGGAGCGCGCCCGGACCCTGCTCGCCCTGGTCGGCCTCGCGGACCACGCCGACCAGCGCCCCGGTGAGCTCTCCGGCGGCCAGCAGCAGCGCGTGGCGGTGGCCCGCGCCCTGGCCAACGACCCCGACCTGATCATCGCGGACGAACCCACCGGCCAGCTCGACCTGGAGACCGGCCGGTCGATCATGGAGCTGCTGCGCGCGGTGGTGCGCGGCAAGGGGGTGACCATCCTCGTCGCCACCCACGACCCGAACCTGATCGAACTCGCCGACCGCGTCGTGGAACTGCGCGACGGCCGCATCGTCGCACCCGGCGCGGCCGCCGCGGCGCCCGCCGCCGGGTAGGGGGCCGCGCGCGGGTCAGCGGGCGACCCGCGCGCCCGCCCTGCTGCCGGCCCCCGGCAGCCCCGCGGGAGCGGTAGACGACGTAGGGGCGGAAGACGTAGCCGAGCGGCGCGGTGAAGGCGTGGACGAGCCGGCTGAACGGCCACAGGGCGAACAGGGTCATGGCGAGCAGCGCCGCGATGCGGGGGTACGCGTCGGCCGGCAGCCGGGGGCAGGCGCACTGCGGCTCAGCCACAGCACGCCGTCCGGAAGCCGGCCGGTCGTCCCGCTTCCGCGGGCGGGTGGCCGGGCCGTGGGCAGGGGTTCGAGGTGTGTGCAGTGCCAGCCGGTGGTCTCGAAGGCGTCGAGGTCGGGGAGGCCGTGCAGGGTCAGGGGCGTTCCGGCGGAGCGGGCGGCGGCGGTGAGGGTGCGGGCGGAGGCCGGCGAGAGGACGTCGCAGATCCACGCGCCGCCGGCGCCGGCCACCTCGGCCGCCGCGGCCGCCAGGGCGCGGACCTGGCCGGCGGTGAGGTAGGTGAGCAGCCCCTCGGCCAGGAGGAGGGTCCTGCGGCCCGCCGTACGGGGCCGCAGGAGCGCGCTGAGGGCGGCGGGGTCGCGCAGGTCGCAGCGCAGCCGTTCCACCGGGACGCGGGCCGTTGCGGCGGGCAGCAGGCGGTCCTTGAGGTCGAGGACGGCGGCGCGGTCGACCTCGATCACCCGGCAGGAGGCGGGCCAGTCCAGGCGGTGGGTGCGGGCGTCGAATCCGGCCCCGAGGTTGACGCAGACCTCCCAGGCCCCGTCCCGGAGCGGCCCGGACAGCAGGCGGTCGATCACCAGGGTGCGGGCGACGACGACGGACGGGCCCGCGGTGTTCCGGGTGACGCGGACGACGCGGTCCGGGCAGAGGCGGGCGAAGCGTTCGGCGTAGGGATCGCGAAGCGCGCCGTCCGGCTCGGCGCTCGCGCGGGCCCGGGCGAGCGCGGTGAGGTAGGCGGTGGCGGGGACCCCCTCGGGGGCCGGCGGGGAGGCGCCCGCCGGCCCGGGGGGCGGCGGGGAGGCGGCCGGCACCGCTACTCCCACCGGAACAGCCGTGCGGCGGCCGCCGTGCCCAGGACGACCACGCCGGCCAGTACGCCCAGGTCGAGGGCGACGTCGGCGGCGCCGTCCAGCCAGGCGTGCTGGAGCAGCTCGACGGCGTAGGTCGCGGGCAGCGCGGCGCTGACGGTCTTCATGGCGTCCGGGAAGATCTGCAGGGGGATGGTCGCCCCCGACAGGAAGATCATGGGGAAGTAGACCAGGTTGGCGATGGCCACCGCCGCCCGTTCGGACCGGGCGACCGCCGCCACCACTCCCCCGAGCGCGTACATGGCGAGGGCGCAGAGCACCAGGGCCCCGGCCGTCGCGGCCGCCGCCCCGGGGGTGGCCGGCAGGTGGAGGCCGAAGAACAGGTACCCGGCGGCGACCAGCAGCAGGGCCCCGAGCAGGGTCAGCGCGAGGTTGACCAGCCCTTGGGCGACGAGGAAGGCGGACGCGTCGACCGGCGTCGCACGGAAGCGTTTGAGGACCTTGCGGTCGCGGTACTCGGCGAGCCCGAGCGGGAAGCTCATCAGCCCGGTGACGGCGACGACCAGGACCAGGTAGGCGGGCACCGACATGTCCACCGTCCCGCGGCCGTCGAACTGCGCGGACGGCTCGTTGCCGTAGATCCCGCCGAACATGCAGAGCATCAGCACGGGGAAGGCGAGGGCGAAGAAGACCGGGGCGAAGTTGCGCCGCATCCGCCGCCATTCGAACCGGACGATCGGCCACAGCACCGGCATCTCAGGCCCCTTCCTTCGTGACGGTGGCGCCGACCAGCCGCAGATAGGCGTCCTCGAAGCCCGGGGTACGGCGGCTCACCGCCGACGCCGGGAGTCCGGCCCGCGCCACCAGGCGCACGATGCGGTCGTAGTCGGCGGGGTAGCTGCCGGCGAACTCCGGCCGGTCCGGCGCTCCGGGCAGCCGGGTCAGCCCGAGGCCGCCGAGCTGCTCCTCGATCCCGGCGGGCCGGCCGGTGCCCGGGCCGGGGTCCCCGAGGTCGACCAGGAAGGTGGACGGGCCCGCGTGCGCCTCGGTCAGCTTCGCCGGGGTGTCGAGCGCGACGAGCTCCCCGGCCCGCAGCACGCCCACGCGGCCGCACAGCGCCTCGACCTCGTCCATCGCGTGCGAGGTGAGCAGCACCGCGATCCCGCGGGCGGCGAGGTCGAGGACCGAGCGCCAGGTCTCCCGGCGCTGGTGCGGGTCGAGGCCGGTGGTCAGCTCGTCGAGGACGACCAGGCGGACGTCGCCGATCTGGGCGAGGGCCACGGCCAGCCGCTGGCGCATGCCGCCGGAGAGGTCGGCGATCCGGCTGCGGCGGCGGCCGGCGAGGCCGAAGGCCTCCAGCAGCGCGGCCGCGGCACCGGGCGCCCGGTAGATGGCCTCGTAGAGGTCGCACAGCTCGCCGACCCGGGCCCGGCTGGGGAACTGGGACTCCTGGAGCTGCATGCCGAGCAGGCGGGTGACCGCGTCGCGGTCGCGGCGGGGGTCGTGGCCGAAGACCGTGACCCTGCCGCTGCGGACGGGCCGCAGGCCGCCGACGGCCTCGACGACCGAGGTCTTGCCCGCCCCGTTCGGCCCGATGAGCCCGAACACCTCCCCGGGGCGGATCCGGAACGAGACGTCGCGGACCGCGGTGAACGTGCCGTAGGCGACGGTCAGCCGGTCGGCGTGCACGACGGCGCCCTCCCCCGCCCCCGGGGCCGGTCGCGATGCGGCCGCCGCCGGGTCGGCGGACGGCTGGTCGGCGGACGGCTGGTCGGTGGTCACAGGCTGAGCCTCCCGGGGGTGGTGCGCGCTGCCCGGGTCGGGGAGGCGCTGAGGTTGGTGTAGAAGCCGGCGAACGACATGTGCAGCACCAGGGCGGGCAGCACCCCGCCGGTGGCGAGGGTCAGCAGGCCGCCGACCGCGCCGAGGACGAGGCTGGAGGTGCCCAGCACGTACGCCTGGGTACGGGTGGACACGAGGGCGACCTGGCCGGCCGCGAACAGGCAGGTGCTGAACGCCAGGGCGAAGGCGGGGCCGCTGCCCAGTGCCCCGAGCCCCAGCAGGACCACCCCGCGGAAGAGCACTTCCTCGAACAGCGCCGCGGCCGCCGGGACGGTCCACCGGTAGTGCCGGGGCAGGGCGAGGACGGAGGCGATCCACTGGATGCGGGCGATCTCGCCGGGGACGTCGGTCCGCGGGCGCAGCCGGTAGAGCAGGGACACGCACAGGATGGTGCTGCTGGAGGTGCCGAGGACCGCCAGCAGCAGGGCGAGCGCGGCCCCGGGTCCGGGAACGGTGAACAGCCGGCCGGGCGCGAGGGGCGTGGACGCCAGCAGCGCCGCCAGGGCCAGGGCGCCCAGGACCAGGTACACGAGGGTGCCGAACACCGCGAAGGCCGCCTCCGGGCGCAGCCGGGTCCGTCCGGCGAGCCACAGGGCCGTCCGCCGGCGCCGTGCCGGATCGTTGAACGGCAGCCGGTACAGGGCCAGCCAGACGGCGACCGCGCCGGTGGTGAGCGCGGCGAAGGCGGGCACGCTCATCCGGCGGCCTCCCGTCCGGCGGCGGCGCGGGCCCCGCGGTCCCGCTGCCGCTCCCGCTCCTGGCGGACGCCCAGGGCCAAGACCGCCCCGTTCTGCGCGAGGTGCGCCACCAGGGGCACCGCCAGGCTGCCCGACACCAGCATGAGCAGTCCGAAGACCACCCCGGACAGGGTCTTCTGCGCCACCGCGCGTCCGCCGAAGAACAGGTGTCCCCCCGCGTACGCCACGGCGGCCACCGCCACCGCGACACCGGCCGGCAGGTGGAGGCGTTCGTGCAGGACGCCGATCCACAGGCCCCGGTACAGCAGTTCCTCGGCGACCGCGGTGGCCAGGACGGATGCCGCGTACCCCCCGCCCGCCGCGCCGCCGTCCCGGTGCACCGCGAGCCGGGGCAGCCCCGCCCCGGCAGCCAGCCGGGGCACCGCGCCGACCGCGAACTCGCCGCCGACCAGCGCCGCTCCGGCCAGGGCGGCGGCCGGCAGCCAGAGCACGCCGGGCAGCCGGCCGGGCAGCGCCCCGGGCAGTGCGCCGGTCAGCCCGCCGGTCAGGGTGTCCGGGAGGAAGCCGCCGTCGGCGGCGACGGCGAGGGCCGCTGCCGTCACCACCAGGTAGGCGGCGGGGACACCCACCAGCCCCCTCCGGACGGCCCGTACCCGGTCCGCCCCCGCCTTCGCGGCGGGGCCGAACGCCGTCGCGACGCGGATCAGTTCGGCGGGCGCGACGGTGGCCGCAAGCACCAGCAGCTCAAGGGAGCGGGTGGGGGACCACATGGGTCACACCCCCGTGCTCTCGTATCCGCGGGTGGCCCTTCGGCGGGAACCCGGGCAGGCACATGCTCAGCAGCTCCGGGATGACCGCCCGGACCACCCGCCACGGGGTGTCGGCCAGCTCCGGCGGGGTGAAGTCCAGGTAGCCGGCGAACTCGCTGACACCGGCGAGGTCCTTCAGGAGCCGGCGGATCGCGGCCGTGTCGTCGTCGGCGTATCCGGGCAGTCCGGCGAAGCCGGTCCGTCCGTCCACGCGGCTCTCCACGGCGGCGAGTTTGCGCCGCGCGTCGCCGGGGGCGGCGAACCACAGCACGTTGGTGTCGAGGTCGGTGTAGGCCGAACCGGCCTGCGCGAAGTGCACGTTGGGCAGGTCGAAGACGGTGCTGAACATGCCGATCCCGAGGATCGCGGTCGCCTCGGCCGCGCCGCGCAGCAGCGCCCGCCGGGGATCCGGGTCGGCCTGGAGCCCGAAGGCGATGTAGGGCAGCTTGCCGTCCCGGCGCACCAGGGTCACCCCGATGTTCGGCAGCGGCAGTTCCGGCCGGGTCAGCAGGCTCGCCCGTACCTCGTACGGGCCGTCCGGGTGCAGGCCGGCCGCTTCGAGCAGCGCGTGCCCGTCCGCGTCGAGGTCGATCAGCGGCGCCTTGGCGCCGGTGTACCAGTTGAGGATGAACGCGTCGATCTGCACGGCTTCGACGAGTGCGCCGAGGAGCGCCTTGTCGAGGGACACGTGGGCCGCGGTCCCGGTCGAGAAGGAGGGGGTGAAGAGTTTGTCGGCCGCGCCCGGGTCGCTGCGGAAGCCGAGGAAGACCAGTTGCGCCGGCAGGTACACCTCCTCCCCGGGCCGGGTGAGCGAGGGACATGCGATCCAGGCGACCACGTCGTCCTCGCCCGGTGGTTCGGGCGCATACCGGTGCATCATCCGGGCGAGCTGCGCCTGCTGTCCGGCGTCGAAGACGCCCAGCAGCTCCAGGGGCAGGACGCGGTGCCGGGAGGACAGCGACCGGTACGAGGCGTACTCGATCCGGTCCGCGAACAGCAGCATGGCCATGATCGCCGCGTAGCGCTCCACCGCCTCACCGGTGAGCCGGGTCACCGCCTCCTCGTGGGTCGAGCCGTAGCCCGCCAGGTGGTACTGCATCTGCATGTGCGGGTCGTCCAGCGCCAGCCGGTGGTACTGGGGCATCGCGGCCGTGGCCGAGCGCAGGTACGGCTCGCCCTCCACGGCGGCGACCGAGACCAGCATGCCGGGCAGGATGCCGCCCTGGTTGCCGCCGATCCGCTCGTAGCGGGCGAGTGCGGCACCCATCCCGGGGTGGCCCAGGAGCGGGATGGCGCTCATCGGCCCCCTCCGAGCGCCTCGCGCACGTGCCGGTCGACGATCACCCGGCTGCTGAAGTTGATCTCCCGTACGACGTCCCGGGCGACGTGGCCGCAGGCCGGACAGGTCCCGATCCGCAGCACGTCCTGCGCCTGGATCTCGTAGGTGGGCAGGTAGATGCTCAGCGCCCGGCCCAGGAAGCGCGAGGTGCCGAGCGAGCGCAGCAGCACGGCCTCGTTGACCAGATGGGCGCAGACCAGCGACTCCACGCCGTTCGCCCGTCCCGTGCCGCGCGGGGCCGTGGCCCCGGCCATGGTGTGGTAGCCGATGTGGTCCTCCAGCCGGGCCAGGGAGCGCTGTTCGAAGCACTCCAGGCAGCCGGTGCGCGGACTGTCGGCGCCCACGACGGTGGCGAACGGGCCGTCGACCAGGCCGACGACCACCGGTTTCTCCAGGTGGCAGGCGAGCCGGTTGAGGCCGCGCAGCGCCAGGATCGAGGCCTGCCCGAGGTGGACCACCAGCGCGTCGCAGTGCTCCACGGTGGCGCTCAGCCGCTTCAGCGCGTCCGCCGCGGCCAGGCCGCCCGTCCCGGAGGTCAGGTCGGCGGCGTGCAGCCCGTCCAGGAAGTCCGCCGGCAGCAGCTCCAGCGGCAGGTCCAGGGCCTCGGCCTGGGCGGCCACGTACGCGGAGGCGCTGGGCGAGTCCGCCGCGAAGGCGACCGTCGCCGCGGCCGGTTCGCCGGCGCCGTACAGGTCCAGGTTGCCGAGCAGGGCCCGGGCCATCTCCCCGCCGCGCTCGGACGGGCGGTCGTGGGCGAGGAAGCCGGCCTGGCGCAGCTCGTTGACCGCCAGCTCCAGGTTGGCCCGTTCGACCGGGGTCAGGCCGGCGGCGTCCGCGAACGTCCCGTCGGCCGCCTTGCCCGCCGCCAGCGTCTCGAAGAGCGCGGTCATCGCGGCCCGGACGGCCGCCGACTCGGCCCGCAGGTCGACGTTGACCTCGGAGAAGTTCCAGATCCCCCAGCGCAGCCGGATGACGCCCGGTTCCACGGCGAGCAGCCGGACCGAGGTGGCCAGGAGGACTCTCGAATCGGAGGGTGCGAGGGTCATGGCTCAGGCCTCTCCGTGTCCGAGGAGGGTCAGGTGGACCACGTGGCGCGAGGTGCCGTCGCAGTCGAGTGCCCGTTCCAGCGACTGCTTGTCGTACCCGCCCTGGTCGCAGCCGATCAGGCCGAGCGAGGTCCGGGCCAGGTGCACGTTCTGCGAGATCCCGCCGACCTCGATCAGCCCGAACACCAGCCCGCTGTCCCCGTACTTCTGCGAGTTGGAGTACAGGTCGTAGACGTAGACCAGGGCCAGGGCGGCCTTGTCCGCCTCCACGTCCTTGGTCTGCAACTGCCGTGCCAGCTCGACCGGCTGCGGCACCGGCCGGTACGGGAACAGGGTGTGGCTGTGCGGCTGGTACGCGTACGCGCCCGGGGCCAGGCCCTTCACGTGCTGGGCCAGCACCGCCACCCGGACCGGGTACAGCCCGCCGCCCGAGGGCGCGTTGCGCAGCGCCACCGCGGCCTCGCCGTCCTGGGCCGTCGGCACCGGCAGGCTGCCCGACACCCCTTGCGCGTGCCACAGCACCGTGGCCAGCTCCTCCAGCGACACCGGCTTCCCCGAGAAGCCCCGGCCGCTGCGCCGGCCGGCGACGGTGTCCGTCAGGCCGCTGCGCAGCCGCCGGTGCGGGGGCAGGGCGATCGCCCCGTCCAGCCGCTCCTGGAGGTCGCCGTGCGCGGTGGAGAGGACGGCGTCGTGGCCGTAGAACCTGGACACGCCCAGCTGCATCCCGAGATCGCGCCCACCGCGGCGGTGGTTGAGCAGTAACTCCTCCCCCACGAAGCCGTGCACGGCCGGACTCCAACGCCCCCGTACCACCGACTCCGGCGCCCGCACCACCGTCGTCGCGCTGTACATCGACACGGAGGTGTGCTGCTGGCCGAAGGCCGCCACCGTCGCCATATGGCTGTTGCGGTCCAGGTGGTCGGATACGGCTTCCTGCGAGTCCTTCAGTGACATCTCGGCCTTTCCTTCGACGACGGTCCGCGCTCGGGACGGCAAGGACGTCGAGCGGGGCCGGCGACCCCGCCCGACACCGGCGGCTACCAGCTGCAGCAGGAGCTGCAGCAGCAGTTCCCGCCACCACAGGTGGTGCTGGCACCCGGAGCCACCTGGACGAACGCACCGCCCGTGGCGGTGCTCCCGACCTGGCCGGAGAAGCTCAGCATTGTTTCCTCACCTCCCATCGAGGACGCGAAGAACGAGGCCCCGACCCGCAGGCCGCCTGGAGCGTAGCAGCCGCCAAGGGTGGCGAGAAGCGGTCGCGCGCAGGCTCAACTCCCTTTGTTGAGAGCCCAGTTGAACATCCCTCGCGCTCACGCCCGGCCCGGGGCCGCCGCCTGCCCGGAGGCCTGAGTGGCGGGCGACGGTGCTGCGGGGTGCGGAGTGAGGTGGTAGACGGCGTACGCCCGGTCTATGACCGGCATGGCCACGTTGCGGACCCTGACCCCGCCGGCCGTGATCCCGTGCTCGGTGCCCAGGTGGGCGTGGCCGTGGACGGCGAGGTCGGCGCCGATGTCGTCGATGGCCTCGGCGAGGAGGTAGCTGCCGAGGAAGGGGTGGATCTCGGGGGGTTCGCCGGCCAGGGTGTCCGGTACCGGCGAGTAGTGGGTCAGGGCGATCCGCAGGTCGGTGCCCGCCTCCGCCAGGGTGGTGAGGGCGCGGCGGAGCCCGTCGGCGCAGGTCCGGGCGTGCCGCATGAAGGCCTTCATCTCCGGTTCGCCGAAGTCGCTGCCGGAGCGGCCGGCGTATCCCCCGCCGAATCCCTTGGCCCCCGCCACCCCCACGGTGGTGCCGTGGAGGTCGAGGACGACGGCTTCCCCTTCGAGGACGGTCACCCCCGCTTCGGCGAGGACGGCGGTGAGCTCGCGCGGCTGGTCGCCGTGGTGGTCGTGGTTGCCGAGTACGGCCACGACGGGCACGGGCAGGCCGGCGACCTCACCGGCGACGACGGCGGCTTCCCGCGGCGTGCCGTGGCGGGTGAGGTCACCGGCGAGGAGGAGCAGGTCGGCGTGGTCCCCCAGGGTCTCGAAGGCCGGCCGGAGGGTGCCCTCGCAGCCCGGCGCGAGGTGGATGTCCCCCACGGCCGCGACGCGGATCACGGCAGGTCCTCCTCGCGGTCGGGCGGACGGGCGCTGACGACGGTGAGGTCGTGGCGCCATGCGAGCGGGTGCAGGGATTCCGC is part of the Streptomyces katrae genome and harbors:
- a CDS encoding CPBP family intramembrane glutamic endopeptidase, with the protein product MWSPTRSLELLVLAATVAPAELIRVATAFGPAAKAGADRVRAVRRGLVGVPAAYLVVTAAALAVAADGGFLPDTLTGGLTGALPGALPGRLPGVLWLPAAALAGAALVGGEFAVGAVPRLAAGAGLPRLAVHRDGGAAGGGYAASVLATAVAEELLYRGLWIGVLHERLHLPAGVAVAVAAVAYAGGHLFFGGRAVAQKTLSGVVFGLLMLVSGSLAVPLVAHLAQNGAVLALGVRQERERQRDRGARAAAGREAAG
- a CDS encoding YcaO-like family protein, translated to MSAIPLLGHPGMGAALARYERIGGNQGGILPGMLVSVAAVEGEPYLRSATAAMPQYHRLALDDPHMQMQYHLAGYGSTHEEAVTRLTGEAVERYAAIMAMLLFADRIEYASYRSLSSRHRVLPLELLGVFDAGQQAQLARMMHRYAPEPPGEDDVVAWIACPSLTRPGEEVYLPAQLVFLGFRSDPGAADKLFTPSFSTGTAAHVSLDKALLGALVEAVQIDAFILNWYTGAKAPLIDLDADGHALLEAAGLHPDGPYEVRASLLTRPELPLPNIGVTLVRRDGKLPYIAFGLQADPDPRRALLRGAAEATAILGIGMFSTVFDLPNVHFAQAGSAYTDLDTNVLWFAAPGDARRKLAAVESRVDGRTGFAGLPGYADDDTAAIRRLLKDLAGVSEFAGYLDFTPPELADTPWRVVRAVIPELLSMCLPGFPPKGHPRIREHGGVTHVVPHPLP
- a CDS encoding SagB/ThcOx family dehydrogenase; amino-acid sequence: MSLKDSQEAVSDHLDRNSHMATVAAFGQQHTSVSMYSATTVVRAPESVVRGRWSPAVHGFVGEELLLNHRRGGRDLGMQLGVSRFYGHDAVLSTAHGDLQERLDGAIALPPHRRLRSGLTDTVAGRRSGRGFSGKPVSLEELATVLWHAQGVSGSLPVPTAQDGEAAVALRNAPSGGGLYPVRVAVLAQHVKGLAPGAYAYQPHSHTLFPYRPVPQPVELARQLQTKDVEADKAALALVYVYDLYSNSQKYGDSGLVFGLIEVGGISQNVHLARTSLGLIGCDQGGYDKQSLERALDCDGTSRHVVHLTLLGHGEA
- a CDS encoding metallophosphoesterase family protein, with amino-acid sequence MIRVAAVGDIHLAPGCEGTLRPAFETLGDHADLLLLAGDLTRHGTPREAAVVAGEVAGLPVPVVAVLGNHDHHGDQPRELTAVLAEAGVTVLEGEAVVLDLHGTTVGVAGAKGFGGGYAGRSGSDFGEPEMKAFMRHARTCADGLRRALTTLAEAGTDLRIALTHYSPVPDTLAGEPPEIHPFLGSYLLAEAIDDIGADLAVHGHAHLGTEHGITAGGVRVRNVAMPVIDRAYAVYHLTPHPAAPSPATQASGQAAAPGRA